A segment of the Chitinivibrionales bacterium genome:
GTTTCCACTGCTCAGGCTTAACCGTACTTCGTACTTCTGAAGCACTCATACCCCATACCGCATTCTGAAAACCGACCGGCGGTTCCGCTGCAAATACCGGATATATCAGTGCAATGCATAATAAAAATTCTACTCCTTTAATCATACAATACATTTTATAATAACACCCTCTCTGTATCAACCTGTCATGCCTTCTATTAAGTAATTCGGTAATCTTTTTTGTTCTCTTGCCTGTTTTGCATGATTCACCTTTGTGTTGCCGCCATCAAATACGTTTATCGCCCGACCGCGCCGTAAAGAATACCACGGTCAATTACACAGGGCTCTCTCCCCACGGTGCCCATCATAACCGGCGCCCGGGCCTGAAAGCCGGTCAGGGAAATCCGGGTTCCGCCCCTGCGAGCAAATGATTCGATATCCATTCGCACATAACGCTCGTTCCGTGCCAGAGAATCTTTAGGGACAACCTCGTAGCTCTGGGTGACCATATGATGACTCGTGAAACGAAATTTCACCTCCTTCGTACCGATTTTCGTTCGAGGAATCGTATCATTAAAGGGCAAAATAAGCAGTCGCATATACGATCCGACCGGGGTGCCGGGCGTTCCCGAAGGAGCATAGTCTTTTGAACAGACAAAGATTACCACCGTATCTACATCAAGGCTGCAGGCGTTCGGGTGATAACGGTTGCCCTCCAGTGTAACTTTTCCCCCGTTAACATAACCTTCAAATACCACCGATGGAACATAGGGTGTTTGGGGCGTATTAACATCGCTGCAAAAGAGAAGGTTAAAGCCCCAGAAAAAGGCACTATACATTACTATACGCCTCATATAAACCATTCTCATTATTCCGTCGTTTGCCCGTATATCCACAAAAAGCTGTATCAATCCTTTTCTCAAACTATTTTTCTAATTATCACTTCACTTTAATGATACTACTATGCCGGATAAAGTTCTACTCGATTTCTTTGAAAGCCGAAGCACGGGGTGTTATCATATCGATGAGCCCCTCTCGCTGCATACGTCATACCGGGTCGGCGGACCGGCCGACATATTCGCCTTTCCCGACAGACTCGACACTCTGATCGAAATCCTTCAGTTTTGTAAAAAAAACCGCATTCCATTTTTCTTTCTCGGCCAGGGCGCCAATGTCCTTGTTTCAGATAAGGGATACCGGGGAGTGGTTGTCACCCTGCGCAGAGGTTTTAACTCACTTTCTTCTGACGGCCCTTTCGTTGATATTGATGCCGGCGTTTTACTTCGGGACCTTGTGATTTTTTGCGAGTACAACTCTCTTGGCGGTGTCGAGTATTTAGCAGGAATTCCCGGTACGGTTGGTGGCGCACTTACCATGAACGCCGGTGTCGATCGTGCTGAAATCGGTGATGTTGTCGAGAAGGTAACGATACTGGACCACAATTATATCCCTGTGACTATAAACCGGAATGAAATTTCCTTTGGCTACCGTTCCGCGCCCGAACTCCAAGGCCGGCCTGTAATCGGCTGTCTTCTGAAGCTTTCCCGGGCCAACCAGGCCCATCTGAAAGAGATACGTTGTTCGCAAATCAGCAGGCGCCGAAAAAAACAGCCCTTGGAGATGCCGTCATGCGGAAGCGTATTCAAACGACCCCCCGGCTATTATGTCGGACAGATGGTCGAAGAGCTTGGCTTGAAAGGATTTCGGCATAATGATGCAAAAATCTCCGAAAAACATGGTGGTTTCATTCTCAATTGCGGAAATGCCCGGGCCGATGATATTCTCTTTTTAATTAAAAAAATGCGCGCTGAAATACTCAGGCAATACAATGTCAAACTAGAACCCGAAGTGCGCTTTCTTGGATTCGAACGGCCGGTTGATGAACTTCCGGAAACGGATTTTTAGCTTTGTTCTCAACCGGTACCGGTGTCGGATAAACAAAAACTGTATTTTTTTTCATCTTTTTATTCCTGCAGGTATTATATTCCTCCTTGTCATTTCCTCTTTGTGCAATACCATACCGGAGGTATTTCATGGATAAAAACCAGACCGCAGATACACCCCTTGAGCTTTACGAAAAAGCCTACAAACTCCATTACCAGGAATATAAGATCGCCGAGGCATGCGCTATCTACCGACAGTTGATCGAAAAATTCCCCGATTCACGGGAATGTGGGTACGCGGTCATTCAGCTCAACAAAATCGAATCGAACAAGGTAGCAAAACGGCTCCTGCAATCGTCAACCGTCTCTCCCCGTATTTCCTACGCTGCACTAATTATAGGAATTGTCTCCCTGGTAATTACGCTCTCGGTTCTTATCCTTTTTTCTGTAGAGTTTAATAATCGGGAAAAGGAAATTGCCGAGTCTCTTACGGTAATCCGTTCATCAGTTGATACCACCCGGCAGGAAATCAACAACGCACTCCGTATCTCCCGGGCCCTCGGAGCCTTGGTTGGCGGTAACGATGACCATGCTCTTGAAATTCTCCGAACGGTCCAGTCGTCCGGCAGCCCGGCAATTGCATCATACAGCATTGCCGCCGATATTTATTTGCAAAAAAAACAATACAAAAAAGCAATCGCAGAATACGAAAACCTTCGGAATATTTTCCCCGAACTGGAATTTATCCCCGATAAAATCGCCATGATTAAAAGCAGAATAGAACCGGTCGAAAACGATACTGCCCGAGAAGAAGCAGCAAACATCGCCGATTCAAACCACCCAAAATCCGGAGCTTCCCTGAATTCGGCTCAGCAAAAAAGCTCCGAATCGACCTTTAAAAAATCGTTGCTTGTTGTCGACAGTGTGGAATTCTTCTAAGCTCGAATTCAGCCCGGTTCGCCGCGGAGCCGCAGAGAAGAGCGTTTCGACTGAATAAAACCCGGCAAGTCTACTGTTAATGCACAAAGCCCTGTCCTTTGCATGAAAGGACAGGGCATTTTTATAACCACCCGAAAACAGCTTATCAGAAGAAAGCTTTTTCGGAATAATGCTTTCCAAAATCTGTTTTATATTCGTAGACCAGCTTCTTAACTTTTCCTGCCGGTGACGGAAAATAGAGGAGCATATCTTTGCATTCGTGCTCCTGGTCGAGGATTTCCTTATCAATTTTCGAATTATTCCGTGCCACATAGCGTTTGCCGTCTTCATTTTCGATAAAGAAATTTTTGGACCAGAGCCGGAGGGGATTGTAGGAATAATTATAGATACTTGCCTTGATTGTTACCCCTCTACCCGACTGTTTTATTACCGGACATGCCATGAGAATATCGTACTTATTGACCTTATCATAAATAGCTGAGTCCGGTTTATCTTCAATAACCGCATCATAAGCAGAATAGGTGTCTTTGGTTTCACGGAAAATATCCGAGAGCAGGCTCTGGGCCTTTTCATTCTCCGGATCCAGGTACAGAGCGAGTTTTGCATTGAATTCCGCACGAATCATCTCTTCGATTTCTTCTTTATTACCCCGGGCGTCTTCATACTGCATCCGGGCCAGTTCCAGCTTTCCATTGACAAAGTCGTTGATCAGGTTTTTCCGCTGCTCCTGGATCTTTGATGGATTACTGGCAACGGCAAGCGCTTTATCAAGCCATTCAGTTGCCAGATAAACCTTCCCTCTGGCTTCACTGGAATCTGCAAGTCGCGATAAAAATCCTGCATATTTCTGTTTCAACTCGGGTTTAACATCGGGCGACATCAAAGAATCGATATCCTGCACAAAGAGACCCAGCGCATCCATGGTCGACGTAGCTTCTGATAAAATCAGATTTCCTCGAATAAGCGTTGTTTCGATGAACCGGTTTCTGAGACTGGTTCGTACTGAAGCATAGTTGTCCTTTTTTTTAACCGCTTTCCAGAAATAGGTATATGCTTCTTTTTCCAGACGCCGTTTTTCATCGCCGGTTGCGCTCTGGGCTTTTTTGTATGCAGAGTCTCCCCGGCTTTCTAAAGAACCGGTAGTACATGAAACAAGCAACATCAAAGCGCTTAAGCCGATGACTAACCGAATAGCTTTTATCATCATAGCCCTCCACCGATAAATAGTGAATTTTTCCCTCTTTTTAGGGGGAAAGGTGTAATTTTGTTAGAATTAAAGATGCTTTATTACCTGAGTTAGTGTCAATAATAATAGTTTATTTTAATTATTAAATGGGATTATCGCTTGATTTTCGCCCGGTGCGTCGTATATTCAATGAAGTCGGCACATCGACAACACCTTTATGAATATATATTCGTTTCGATTCTATGCCTAAAAAAAATGAAAAAGAACAATTAGCCCACGACATTGTCCGCCGCCTCAACCGCCATGGATACAGAGCGCTTTATGCAGGGGGATATGTGCGTGATATGCTGCTTGGGATTGCAAATGGAAAAGAAAGCGATATCGATATCGCAACAAGCGCCCGCCCGGAAGATATTGCCCGGGTTTTTCCGAAAGTCGCCCGCGTGGGTGAGCATTTCGGTGTTATGATTGTAATCAGGAACAATATCCCCTTTGAGGTAGCAACCTTCCGTGCCGATATCGGTATAAAAGACGGGCGCCATCCAAATGAAGTTGCCTTTGTTGATGAACGCGAGGATGCTCAACGCCGGGATTTTACTATCAACGGACTCTTTTACGATCCCGAGACAAGGGAAGTACTCGATTATGTTTCCGGCAAAGAAGATCTTGAAAAGGGAATCATTAGAGCAATCGGGAATCCCGAAGAACGGTTCAGGGAAGACTACCTCAGGCTGCTTCGGGCCATCCGCTTTTCCGCACGATTCGATTATGCTGTCGAGGATACCACCTGGAAAGCGGTATGCAGTGCCCGGAAGGGAATCGGTGCCATATCACCCGAAAGGATATTTCAGGAACTGGACAAGATGCTTCGCTCCCCGCATCCGGACAGGGCGATTATCCTTTTACACGAATCCGGGCTCCTTCCCTTGATTCTTCCGGAAATCCAAGCACTTGTGGGTGTCGAGCAACCCCCGGAGTTTCATCCGGAAGGTGATGTCTTTGCTCATACGGTAAAAGCGCTCGGCCTTTTAAAAGATCCCTCACAGTGTGCAGCCTGGAGCGTCCTTCTCCACGATATCGGGAAACCCGGTACCATGAAACGAATGGACCGGATACGGTTCAATCAACATCAGCATATAGGCGCACTTATGTCACGAAAAGTGCTGAAACGGCTCAAAGCATCCCGCGCACTCATCGAAAATGTCTATGAGTGTATCGACAACCACATGAATTTCATGAATGTCAAAAAAATGAGGCTGTCGACGCTCAAAAAATTTCTTGCCCGCCCAACTTTCGATGATGAAATGGTTCTTCACAAAGTAGACTGCCTGGCAAGTCATGGGGATCTGGAAAATTACGAATTCCTGAAAGAAAAGAAACAAGAACTCACTGCCGAAATGATAAAGCCCGCTCCCTTTTTGCGGGGAAAAGATTTAATCGACGCCGGTCTGACTCCCGGCCCTCTGTTCGGAAAAATCCTCAAACAGGCTTATGATCTTCAGCTGGAAGAAAGAATTACAACCCGGGATGAAGCTCTGGAATGGTTGCACAAGACCATCGAAAAGAAGCCAATACAATGAATAATAATTCCCGCTGTAAAACGGTATCCCGGTACATGTTTAAGTGCATATTGACGATCGTATTTTTTACCGATTAAGGTAATTAAGCGACCTAATTTGTTTTTCCCTTGTAGAGTCTATGTATAATTAAGTATTTTAATTCACTTCTCTGGGATGCATCATGCGCGGGCGAAAGCCCGTTTTTTGTTATCAACCGGCAATTTTGCAGCAAAAGAGAAAGATTTAAAGATTTATTGAGAAAGATTTATAGAGAAAAAACAATGAATATTCGGGACCAGATCATTCAAACAGTCGAGAACAGGCTCACAAAGCTTGGGTTCGAACTATTTGAATTGAAAGTCATTCCTACCGGTCCCCGGAAAATCGTTAGAGTATATATCGACAGTCCCACTGGGGTGACTATCGAAAATTGTGAGAATGTAAGCAGAGATCTGTCTATGTTGCTTGATGTAGAAAATATTTTTGGCAGGCAGCCGTACATTCTTGAAGTCTCATCACCCGGCGCCGACCGCCCGTTGCAAACCGAAAAGGATTATCAGCGGAATACCGGACGGCCGGTCAAACTCAAACTGAAAGAACAATTCGAAAAAAGCAAAACTCTTACCGGGAAAATCCTGGGATCTTCAGGTTCCGGGGTGCGGCTTCTGGTAAAGGAACGTGAAGTAGAAATTCCATTTTCACAGATAGAACATGCAAAAATTGAATTCGAATTCAAGTAACGCTATTGAGGATTTAGCTCTATGAAGCGAAAAACAAAAGTTAAACTTGCTAAAGAACTGGATATTGCCACGGCAATAGGCAGCCTGACTAAAGAAAAAAGTATTCCCCAGGACCTGGTTTTAGATTCTTTAAAGGAAGCGCTTTCCGGTGCTGCAAAAAGATATTTAGGCACACCGATAAACGTTGAGGTTAAAGTCGACCGGGAAAAAGGAACCATCGAGGTCTATACCCGTCGCACGGTTGTCGAGGAAGTTGAGGACCCTGAAAAAGAGATCGGTGTCCAAGAAGCTAAAACGCTCGATCCGGAACTGGAAGTCGGTGATGAGCTGATTGAAGATCTCGATATTGCGATGTTCGGCCGTACCGCAATCCAGACCGCAAAACAGGTCATTGTCCAGCGGGTAAGAGAAGCCGAGCGGGAAAAAATATTTCAGGATTATTCCGACCGTATTGGAGAACTCATTACCGGCACGATCCAGCAGATCGATAAAGGAAATATCCTCGTTAATCTGGGCCGCACAGAAGCGTTGCTTCCCTATAAAGAGCAGATTCGCAAGGAACGTTTTCGTCAGGGAGATACGATTCGGGCCTGTATTACCGAAGTGAAAAACAATACCAAGGGCCCGCAGATCATCATTTCCCGGACCTGTCCCGATTTTCTTGCCCGTCTTTTTGAACTGGAAGTGCCGGAAATTTTTGATAAAACAGTTCGAATAGTTAAAGTGGCCCGCGATCCAGGCCACCGGTCAAAAATAGTGGTCGCTACCTCAGATGAACGGGTCGATCCTGTTGGTGCGTGCGTCGGCATGCGTGGAAACAGGGTTCAGGCCATTGTTCGTGAACTCTCCAACGAGCGTATCGATATCATTAACTGGACCAGCGAGCTGTCACTCCTGGTGCGCCGGGTCTTCTCTCCCGCTGAAGTCAAGCGTGTTTTTGAAATTGGTGATAACAAAATTGTCGTTATTATCGAAGAAGACGATCTTGCTCAGGCGATCGGAAAAGAGGGCCAGAATATCAGACTGGCATCACGCATACTCAATAGAGAAATCGATGTCTACGGTGATGAAGAATTTGGGGCAATGACCGATGCGCAAAAGGAAGAGGCGCTCAGGGAAGAGATCGAAGAACCTGAAGAAGAGGTCGAAGAAACCGGCGTCGAAGCTTCAGAAGAAGCCGAGAGTGACGAAACGGCTGATATCGGTGAAGAAACTCCAGCCGAAACCGGGGAAACAGAGGCTGAAACAGAGGCTGAGACCGGTGAAGAGACCGGTGAGGAAGAAGAAAATGAAGAGTTGGTTGGCGTTTCTGATGAATCTTCGGAAGCAACTCCAGCCGACAATCAGGATATTGAAAAAGCAGACAAAATAAGCGCAACCGAAGAAGCTGAGAAGGAACACGACGCGGCTGAAGAACAAGGCAGTGAAAGTGAAAAAGAAGAGCAGCAATCATAAAGGAGTGCTTAGAGGTTACTTAACCATAAGCAGAGGTTTTTTGCATGGCTAAAGAAAAAGTTTACAAACTGGCACAGGAATTCAAAGTTTCGAGCGAAGCATTGGTACAAATGCTTCGTGGTATGGGTATTCCCGTCAAAAGTCATATGAGCACTGTTGACGAAACTTTGCGGGATGAAATCAAGCAGAAATTCGAGCAGGAACGCGCTGAAATCAAGAAAGAATATACCCGTAAAAAGGAAATGCTTGCTAAAAAGCGTGAAGAACTGCTTGCCAAAGCCGAAACCAAAGAAGCGCCCGCACCGGAACCGGAAGCTCAACCCCGGCAACGGAAAAGAACAGAGAGAAAAGCCAGCCCCCATCCCCGGCGGGATAGCGGAAAGGTGGAGGTATATCCTGTTGATAAGGAACAGGCCAAAACCGGTCCCCAAAAGGCACCTTCTTCAGAAGCCGGTCCTTCTCGTGGAGGAAAACCCGGCGGCTATAATAAAAAGCAGAAGAAAAAGCATGGCAAACGGCGACATGAACAGCCGGAAATCAGACAAGGCGAACTTAAATCGAATGTAAAAAAGACGCTGGCAAAAATCGGCGCCGGATCGGCGAAGAAAAAGTATAAAAAAGATATCAAAAAAGAGACCGATGAAACAGAAGAAAAGAAAATTTTAGAGGTCAGTGAATTTGTTACCGCAGCCGAACTGGCCAATATGATCGGTAAAGCCATCTCCGAAGTCATTGCAAAATGTCTGGAATTGGGCCTCTTTGTTACCATCAATCAGCGGCTGGATTTTGAAACTATCGAGCTTCTTGCCGACGAATTCGGATATTCGGCAAAACTCCTTGAAGAGTATGCGCCCGAAGAAGAATCCGAATCCGAAGAAGAGTTACAGGGAGAGATTATTCCCCGCGCGCCGATTGTGACGGTTATGGGTCATGTCGACCACGGAAAAACGTCATTACTCGATTATATTCGCCGGACCAATGTCATCGCCGGTGAGGCGGGCGGTATTACGCAACATATTGCAGCCTACGAAATCAAAACCAATCACGGTAATGTGACCTTCCTCGATACACCGGGTCACGAAGCCTTTACCGCCATGCGTGCCCGTGGTTCACAGATTACCGATGTTATCGTTCTTATCGTGGCCGCCGACTCAGGGGTCATGCCGCAGACAAAAGAAGCGATCGACCATGCCCGGGCAGCTAATGTTCCGATTGTCGTAGCAGTCAATAAAGTCGATCTTCCTACCGCAAATATCGACAAGGTTAAAGGTGAGCTGGCCCAGTACAATGTCGTTGTTGAAGAATACGGAGGAACAATATCCTGTATCGAAATTTCGGCGAAAACCGGTCTTGGCGTCGACAAGCTTCTGGAAACCCTTGCGCTCGAAACCGAAATGCTCGAGCTTAAATCCTCGGCCGATGGAAAAGCGTCCGGGGTTGTTATCGAGTCGGAACTTGACCGCGGAAAGGGCGCTATTGCCACGATTCTTGTACGAAAAGGAACCATAAGAAAAGGCGATCCCTTTGTCACCGGAATTCATCATGGCCGTGTGCGCGACCTGTTTAACGAACGGGGAGCCTCGGTCGATACCGCAGGACCGTCACAACCGGTTATAGTCCTCGGACTCACCGGCACACCGCAGGCAGGTGACACCTTCAAGGTCGTCGAAGATGAAAAACAGGCCAGAGAAATCAGCGGCCGACGACGCCTTGCCCAGAAAGAACGGGAACTCCGGCGGATCAGTACGGTCTCTCTCGACCATCTTTACGAGCAAATTAAAGCCGGAAACGTTCAGTCACTCAATCTTATTGTTAAAGGTGACGTGGACGGCTCTGTTGAAGCACTCGCCGAATCATGCATCAAACTCACTAACGATGAAATCCGGGTGAATGTTATCCGGAAAGGCGTCGGCGCCGTGAATGAAGCCGATATTATGCTGGCAGCAGCATCAAATGCCATTATTATCGGTTTTCATATCAGCCCGAACACCAAAATCCGTGAGCTGGCGAAAAAAGAAGGCGTCGATATCAGAACGTTCCGGATTATTTATGAAGCCGTTGATGCGATCAAGTTGGCTATGGAAGGCATGCTTGCACCGGAAATTAAGGAAAATATTCTTTCCAATACCGAGGTCCGTGAAGTTTTCAAGATTTCGAAAATCGGAATTGTGGCCGGCTGCATGGTAACCTCGGGCGCCGTTACCCGTGGTTCAAAAGCTCGCATAATTCGCGACGATATAGAAATTGCTGATACCGAAATATCATCGCTGCGCCGTCATAAAGACGACGTCAAGCAGGTCCAGAGTGGCTACGAATGCGGTGTCACGATCCATAGATTTTCCGACTTTAAAGTCGGTGACAGAATCGAAACCTATGAAGAGGTTGAGATCGCTCGTAAGCTCCAGGCTTAATACGAGATCAGACAAACACGGTTGCGAATGTCTTGTGCATTAGCCCGCATTTTGTAAAAGGGCCGTCGTCGTACAGCGCGGCAGTCAATTGCCGGACTACTGCATCCAGCGACTTTCTGCTCCGGATGTTAAGCGATAGAGAGTTTTTTCGTTAGACGTACGCATAACGGCAGCATCGGGTTTGACATAATGACTTCACCGCAGTATCACATACACAGACTCAAAGAGCTCCTTCACCGTGAAGTAGGCAGGGCCATTTCTACTCAGGTCAGAGACCCCCGCGTTCCGCCCCTGCTGACCATTACCGATGTAACCATCTCGCCCGACAGCCGTAATGCAACGGTATACGTTCACATTCAATCGGAGGAAGTTGACAAAGAAGAGGCCGTTCGGGCCCTCAATAAAGCGGCGCCCTTTATCCAGAAATTTGTCGCCGGACGGGTATCCACCCGGCGGTTGCCGAAACTCTATTTCAAGATCGACACCTCACTCGACCGGGGATACCGGGTGGATGAACTCTTACGGGATATGGAAAATGACCTGGACTGAATTAAAAGCAGTCATCGACCGGAACGATTCTTTTTTAATTTCATCCCATCTATCCATGGACGGCGACAGTATCGGATCCCAGCTCGCAATGTACTGGTATCTGAAAAGCCTGAGCAAAAGAGTCTCGATTTATAATCACGATACGCTTCCTTCACGGTTCAGTTTCCTTCATAATTCATCAGCAATTTCATACACAAAACCTAAAGATTCCTTTGATGTTCTGGTTATCCTCGATTGCTCGAATCCCGATCGTCTGGGCTGGAGCGGACATGATTCAATTTCCCGTTTCATGGTAAATATCGATCATCATAGAGACAACACACATTTCGCCGATATCAATATTGTGGATAAGGATGTAGCTGCAACCGCCCAACTTATCTATCTCTTTTTCGAATCGCTCGCTGTTGATTATCCCAGGGAAGTCGCCGAATACCTGTATATCGCAATCATGACTGATACCGGTGGATTTCGTTTTTCCAATACGACCAGTGCAGTTCTGAGAATCTGCTCTCATCTTGCTGAAAAGGGGCTTAACTGCTCGGAAATGTATCAGCGTGCCTATGATTCGCATACCCGCAGTGGTATGATGCTTTGGTCCAGGATCTGGTCGAGTCTTGAATTCTTCCTCGATGACCGTATCTGTGCTTTGAAACTGCCCCTCAGCCTGATCGATGAACTCGGCGCATCCTACAGCGATTCTGAAGGCATTGCCGACAGGACGGTTCTTGCGCAGGGTGTAGAAGTCGGCATGTTTATCAAATACAAGGATACCGAGACCCATTTCAGTCTCAGATCCCGCGGCGATGTCGATGTCGGCAAGATTGCACAGAAAATTCCCGGTGGCGGCGGCCATGGAAGCGCTGCCGGCTGTACCATTTATATGCCCTACGAAGAAGCTATAGCGTATATGCTCGATATTATTCGTAAGGAGCTCGATTCACATTGAACGGTTTTATTTGTGTTGATAAGCCCGGC
Coding sequences within it:
- the murB gene encoding UDP-N-acetylmuramate dehydrogenase, whose translation is MPDKVLLDFFESRSTGCYHIDEPLSLHTSYRVGGPADIFAFPDRLDTLIEILQFCKKNRIPFFFLGQGANVLVSDKGYRGVVVTLRRGFNSLSSDGPFVDIDAGVLLRDLVIFCEYNSLGGVEYLAGIPGTVGGALTMNAGVDRAEIGDVVEKVTILDHNYIPVTINRNEISFGYRSAPELQGRPVIGCLLKLSRANQAHLKEIRCSQISRRRKKQPLEMPSCGSVFKRPPGYYVGQMVEELGLKGFRHNDAKISEKHGGFILNCGNARADDILFLIKKMRAEILRQYNVKLEPEVRFLGFERPVDELPETDF
- a CDS encoding tetratricopeptide repeat protein; translation: MDKNQTADTPLELYEKAYKLHYQEYKIAEACAIYRQLIEKFPDSRECGYAVIQLNKIESNKVAKRLLQSSTVSPRISYAALIIGIVSLVITLSVLILFSVEFNNREKEIAESLTVIRSSVDTTRQEINNALRISRALGALVGGNDDHALEILRTVQSSGSPAIASYSIAADIYLQKKQYKKAIAEYENLRNIFPELEFIPDKIAMIKSRIEPVENDTAREEAANIADSNHPKSGASLNSAQQKSSESTFKKSLLVVDSVEFF
- a CDS encoding HD domain-containing protein produces the protein MPKKNEKEQLAHDIVRRLNRHGYRALYAGGYVRDMLLGIANGKESDIDIATSARPEDIARVFPKVARVGEHFGVMIVIRNNIPFEVATFRADIGIKDGRHPNEVAFVDEREDAQRRDFTINGLFYDPETREVLDYVSGKEDLEKGIIRAIGNPEERFREDYLRLLRAIRFSARFDYAVEDTTWKAVCSARKGIGAISPERIFQELDKMLRSPHPDRAIILLHESGLLPLILPEIQALVGVEQPPEFHPEGDVFAHTVKALGLLKDPSQCAAWSVLLHDIGKPGTMKRMDRIRFNQHQHIGALMSRKVLKRLKASRALIENVYECIDNHMNFMNVKKMRLSTLKKFLARPTFDDEMVLHKVDCLASHGDLENYEFLKEKKQELTAEMIKPAPFLRGKDLIDAGLTPGPLFGKILKQAYDLQLEERITTRDEALEWLHKTIEKKPIQ
- a CDS encoding ribosome maturation factor RimP, encoding MNIRDQIIQTVENRLTKLGFELFELKVIPTGPRKIVRVYIDSPTGVTIENCENVSRDLSMLLDVENIFGRQPYILEVSSPGADRPLQTEKDYQRNTGRPVKLKLKEQFEKSKTLTGKILGSSGSGVRLLVKEREVEIPFSQIEHAKIEFEFK
- the nusA gene encoding transcription termination factor NusA, encoding MKRKTKVKLAKELDIATAIGSLTKEKSIPQDLVLDSLKEALSGAAKRYLGTPINVEVKVDREKGTIEVYTRRTVVEEVEDPEKEIGVQEAKTLDPELEVGDELIEDLDIAMFGRTAIQTAKQVIVQRVREAEREKIFQDYSDRIGELITGTIQQIDKGNILVNLGRTEALLPYKEQIRKERFRQGDTIRACITEVKNNTKGPQIIISRTCPDFLARLFELEVPEIFDKTVRIVKVARDPGHRSKIVVATSDERVDPVGACVGMRGNRVQAIVRELSNERIDIINWTSELSLLVRRVFSPAEVKRVFEIGDNKIVVIIEEDDLAQAIGKEGQNIRLASRILNREIDVYGDEEFGAMTDAQKEEALREEIEEPEEEVEETGVEASEEAESDETADIGEETPAETGETEAETEAETGEETGEEEENEELVGVSDESSEATPADNQDIEKADKISATEEAEKEHDAAEEQGSESEKEEQQS
- the infB gene encoding translation initiation factor IF-2: MAKEKVYKLAQEFKVSSEALVQMLRGMGIPVKSHMSTVDETLRDEIKQKFEQERAEIKKEYTRKKEMLAKKREELLAKAETKEAPAPEPEAQPRQRKRTERKASPHPRRDSGKVEVYPVDKEQAKTGPQKAPSSEAGPSRGGKPGGYNKKQKKKHGKRRHEQPEIRQGELKSNVKKTLAKIGAGSAKKKYKKDIKKETDETEEKKILEVSEFVTAAELANMIGKAISEVIAKCLELGLFVTINQRLDFETIELLADEFGYSAKLLEEYAPEEESESEEELQGEIIPRAPIVTVMGHVDHGKTSLLDYIRRTNVIAGEAGGITQHIAAYEIKTNHGNVTFLDTPGHEAFTAMRARGSQITDVIVLIVAADSGVMPQTKEAIDHARAANVPIVVAVNKVDLPTANIDKVKGELAQYNVVVEEYGGTISCIEISAKTGLGVDKLLETLALETEMLELKSSADGKASGVVIESELDRGKGAIATILVRKGTIRKGDPFVTGIHHGRVRDLFNERGASVDTAGPSQPVIVLGLTGTPQAGDTFKVVEDEKQAREISGRRRLAQKERELRRISTVSLDHLYEQIKAGNVQSLNLIVKGDVDGSVEALAESCIKLTNDEIRVNVIRKGVGAVNEADIMLAAASNAIIIGFHISPNTKIRELAKKEGVDIRTFRIIYEAVDAIKLAMEGMLAPEIKENILSNTEVREVFKISKIGIVAGCMVTSGAVTRGSKARIIRDDIEIADTEISSLRRHKDDVKQVQSGYECGVTIHRFSDFKVGDRIETYEEVEIARKLQA
- the rbfA gene encoding 30S ribosome-binding factor RbfA, which codes for MTSPQYHIHRLKELLHREVGRAISTQVRDPRVPPLLTITDVTISPDSRNATVYVHIQSEEVDKEEAVRALNKAAPFIQKFVAGRVSTRRLPKLYFKIDTSLDRGYRVDELLRDMENDLD